GCAGTGGCCACAAGCGCGATGACCCGTAGCCCCTTTTTGTCCAGCAGCCAGGTCACCGGGAAGATGAAGGGAATGTATGTCAACATGTAGATCATAGACATCCAGTCTATGGTGAAGGCGTCCACGTCGTAGAACTTCATAAAAATGTTGTTGATGATGCCGTACTGTATCCATTGGAAGGAGTTGCACAGTGAATATGAGCTGAACAGGAGGACGATCATCCAGCGCCGTTTGTACAGACGGGTGGGTCGTAGCGCTTCATGACCGTCCAGCTGACTCTGATTGTCGGCGCGTTGCACCGCGTCACCCGCCTCATCCAGTTTGACATGGTTCTCTAAGTCCACCCCATTGCCTTTAGTTTGATCCTCGTTAAGTGTAGTGTCTCCTAACGCTTGTTTCTCACTCATATTAAACTAGTCTGCTAAATATACTCATTGAGTATAAACTTTACAGTCAACTACTGTGGGTTAAACCACTGCAAACTAAACTGAAAGTCGACGACAGATCGCCTACAACTTCATGTTTTCAGCTATAATGAGAAGTCCAATCAAAATATATGTTTAAGTTCCTCGAACTGTTAATAAGTAGTGTACGTAGTGAAGGCTAATCAACTTTCAGTTTGAGCGCCATTTCCTCCCCCAGTTGAAGTCAGTTCAGCAGTCGACTTTACGCCTACAGGTACAAGTCCAATACATTAGGGTTACAGATAAATTCATGAAGGAATATGATCCTTTCAGGACGAGGTTTCCAAGTGGTCACACGTGTAGAAGCGCCTGTTGTGACCCTCCACCCGGACCTAAAAACCGCTTTTGGATCTTGAAACAAGTCGGTCAATTCAGAGGGCGGAGTTTCATAAACCGTTCTTCGGTATCTGAGAAGCCTGTTGCACTGAGATATATCTCACATTTAGCCTACAATTTGTAACGTGCTTAAATGCCGGTCCTTTCTTTTCTGATATAATGGCTGTTGTATATAAAAACATTGCAGATATCAAGTTATTTATTTTGTCCACGTGCCTAATAATAATGGAATTATCACAAAAGGGTGAAAGAGACAAAAGCCTCAGTTGTGTTCAAGGACAAAATATAGGCTAATTCATGCCCACCCAGGACAGGCTATTAATTAATATTGTCATAATTTGTGCTTTCTGACACAAAACTACTGTAACTTCATCTACTGGTGAACAGTGCCATCTAGGGACTCcctcagagaaataaaacatgacagTGGTTTGTTATCAGCACTAGTGCAGACTTCACACATTCTGCTGTcctgacaaagaaaaacacttcaTATAGGCATGAATAACAACCCTGTGGAGGTCAGAAATGAGTACCTGAAAGGCAAcatatttaataaatatttgCTGGGTCTTCTCCCACATCAGCATCATCACCAATACACAAGTCAAGACCCTTTGAAAGCCCATTCTTCACTGCCAGATGTTTCTTTTTTGGTACATCGAAGCCTTTTTTTTAGGATCTCGACTTTATACATTCTCTTTGTCCACAATCAAATCTGTCAAAATCTCCTGAGCATTATCAATCTACAtttacacactgaaacacagttATAATCACGAGAAACTCAAAACATGACAGGATGACGAAGGTGCACTATGACactaaaaatgtacaaaaatactGCATCGCCTGAGTCACCTGAACATACAGTAGGTTGTTTTCTTCTTATCCCACTGTAAACATAGACTGGTTGATAATTCTACTCATTGAGCCGTTTAAGTCCACATACAGATCACTGATATCAATCAGGTAAAAGCAAACAGATGAGCACAagcaaaataaatagttttcaaCACTGCTTGTTACAGCTTGGGGTCCATACTGTCATTGTTTGGCAGACATATTGGCCTGTCATGTTAATGTTCATGTTTCGAACAATTATTAACATTTATAGACACATCTCCGGTCAGTCTTTCTCTCCATTGAGGTCAGTCATCTGTTTGCAGCATGTCCTCGGCCGCCTCGGTAGTCAGTCAGGTCAGTGCTGGTAGTGTGGTACAGTGATGTGCTGGTGGTGGTAGCTGCTGTGATGAGGAGGGTAGATGAGCTCGGGGGTCTGAGTAGCCAGGCCGGTGCACAGAGGTTCGTGGCTGCTCAGCACAGAGGACAGATACTTGgcctcctctgtcagctgctTCACCTCCTTCCTCAGGGCAGCGTTCTCCTTCTCCAGGTTCTCACTCTCCTGGAACACACAGGGGCAGTGTTTGTTTATTAGTGATACAAGTGTTTGTTACTGTGAGGTTAAGTGTGTGAATGACATTAAAAGCGATATCTGCAGCAATATATCCTGTTTCCATGCAGTTATTTTTGCACGTTTTAGTGCTTTAACAACAAATCACAGTATACTTCCAAAGCACAATATTTTGTATCTATTTATTAAATACTGTCACTGTGGGTCCTTACTGTCATCATACAGCAATGTATTTGCTGTATGGATGGCAATGTCTGcccgtatgtatgtatgtctgtctgtctgtctgtctgtctgtctgtctgcctgcctgtctgtctgcctgtctgtctgtctgcttgcctttctgtctgtctgtctgcctgtctgtctgtctgtctgtcgatctgtctgtttttcactTTGGTCCTGACTAATATATCTTAacagctattggatggattgacatGAAAGTTTGTACAGATATATTAGGTTCCCCAGAGATCGAATCCTGCAGACTTCAATGATCCcctgacatttgtggttttgattgAAATTTCTCCACAACTAGCAGATGGCTTGTCtggaaatttggtacagacatgtCCCCTTTTGCAAAACCAATGACTTTCCCATCAGCTTCAGCTGTACTTTGCGAATATTTGGAAATGTGAGCATGCTGATACACTAAAATAAGATGGTGAACTTAATAAACTCTATGCATGATACACATTAGCATTTTAGCATTGCtattgttagcatgttagcaccGCTGTATCTATTTTAAGTACACACTGTACAGCTTCATACAGCCATTAGCATGGCTAGACTCTCAGTCTTGTTTCTGTGTCCTGGCAGCCATTTTTCCATTCAGTTCAGTAGGTGTCTGCATCAACATGTAGATACTTGAATCGTACTTGAAAATCTGACATATTGATCAGTCTCTGCAagtctgtttttatatatacGTATTACACAAGCTATGTGAAGAACAGTCATGCTAGGaaagaatgtactgtatataagaaGAATAAGTATAAACAGTTGGCAGTAATGTTGactaaaatgtacttttaaaatgAGCTAAAACAGTGGTATGCTACTTTGTTTTTGTCCAGAGTTACCTTAAACCCAGCTGGCAATGCAGGTGAAATTGGCTTGCATTACCAGAGAACAATATCATAACTTAAGTAATAATTaaagtattgtttttcttttcatactgaaataaatgaagaCCAAAGTTTGCTCGGGAGTTAGTAAAAACACAAATCTACAGCATGCAGCAGCCTTAGTTTAGCTTACTTTACGGTAAAGTATTTAAAAGATGTAGTAAAAGTGCATTGTCCTTCAACATTAACCTATGAATACTGATAAAATCACTGAGCACCACAATTTTATAAGTTGCCATTCTAACATGTTTAGATGGTATGTACATtttccaaaacaagttcttctTCGGAGATCATATAAGTAGAGCAAACTATTCGCGagtggttgaaaaaaaacaccttttttgtgtgggaatagcagagGAGAAAATCTTCCACTTGGTTAATGAAAAGGTCATCACACCATGGCCGAAAGATTATAATACTGAGCTGTGGGTCCTTACTGTCACAGAACCTTTGGGCAAACCCCTGTACTTGCGTCACTTAGCCAAATACAGCCCACTGCTATCGGCGCTTTACAAGAAGTGACTGCCTTTTTCTCCCCTCCTGCCCACGACATAAAATTTCAAGCTCATttacacagaagaaaaaaatactacTGAAGAAACAGGAAATAAGCCGCGGTGTCATAGAGAGGGAAAATTCGCCTTCCTGTTTATCAAGTGAGACGATGACAAAAAAACCACAGATTGCTATGTGGTCCCCTGGTGTTCTCTGTGACTCTGACAGGCTTTAAAGAGATTGATATACCATAATTCATGGGAACATGATTACAAATCTCTGGATCTACTTCTGCCTCCAGTGTGGGTGTTTCTTAAGGTCAACATTTTTTCAGTTTATCTGATAAAGTTCACAGTAACAGCGGCTCTAAAAACATCAGAGTACAGTACAGCACAAATCATCTCGGCCTGAACGAGGAAGTCACAGATAGTGGATATGTTGTCAGCGTGTTGAAATGTGTGCTAATGTAAGATGTGACAGCATGTTAGAGTTACTGCCAGTTACAAGGATCCATAAGACAGAGACCTGCTGCACACACGTGTCTACAGATTTAGGAATGCAGACGAAGAAATGCCTAAATTTGAGTTGAATAAAAGTCCCATCTTGTGCTGAGTCAACCAAGTAAAAGCTGAAACGACAGTGACTACAAACTATCACACGTAATGAGCTGCATGAAAGAATAATGGGGGCAACAAACAAAGCACCCGCGCACCCAGAACACCCTTCTGTTATCATATTCAATGATGCAATATCTGCTGCAAAAGGGAGTGATTGCCCACACATGCTAATTTATTCCTTAAGcttctgcaaacacacagagcagcGTCCAAGTGTGCAGCCCAACAGAAGCCATGACACATCGCCACATGGTCAGGTAATGTTTGGTAAATATAGTACAAACCCGTTCCTGCAGGGTGTTGATCAATTGATCATTTGGCAGAGCATTCAGGCTACACAAACATGATTACTCTATACACGGTACCCTAACTAATGCTGTATCTTTCAACATCCTtccgtgtgtatatataatctGATATGTAACCAGCATTGCAGTACAATAAAGCTTTGACACAATGATGGCTTTTGGGGCTAGACATTAGGCTTGTGTATACATCCATCTTTGCTAAAACTATGCAGTACTTCATCAAGAAACATTCATTTTTACATGAATACCATGTAATATCTTCTCTGTTTATGCTTATGTCTCTGTGGCAAATGCCTTAAGAATTAGAAGTCAGTGTTAAAATGTGTTGCTTCTGAGTATGTGTGTGGTGTATATTGCACAGAAAGGTTTTCTCACCAAGTGCAGGTTGTCAGCTTTCTGAGTTTGCCTCATCCTGCTCTTCTGAGCAGCGATCCGGTTCTTCTCTCTCCGCATCACCTTCTTTGCATCATCTGAGGAGCTCTGATGAAAATACAAATGTCAACAGTTAATGTGTGTGCAATGACATACACATCAAGTGGCAAACTGATAGGCACTGAGATGTTTCTGAACCGGAAAAAAGTTGAAGATCAGACTGTCGTAGTTTATGCTGTTGGCTCTTGCTGGTGTGAAATGGAAGCGGGGTTCGTTTTAATGACAGTTTGACAGAAGACTGGCTTAACTTTACACTTCATGTGAAGGGCAGGGTCGGGGAGTGGCTGAGTCATCGGTTAGGTTTAACGCACACCCTGTTTCATGTCCTGAACACTCAATTTTCTTGGTATCGTAATAACTAATCCATTTCAAAATGCTGAGTCAGTTGTACATCAAAGAGATAACAAATTCATTATCTGACATCTTCTGATTGTCCATTAAAGTATTGCTGAAAAGCCCCAAAACAACTGATAGTGCCAGATTGCTTTATCCACCTAAAGTTAGGCTCCCAACTTGTTTCATGTATAACAAAACAGCATTTGAATGTTTAATATCCACAGTGCTAGAGTAACAATGTGCAAGAAAGCAGCACATGTGAAACAAGACTCACGTGCAGAGAaatgtacagtaggctaccaactTAAGACACACTCTGTTCCTGACAGCTCCCCAATCATTCACAGTTTGAGATGAGACTTGCTAAAACAAAGGACTCCCACAACTTAGACGAGTGATACATTTTGCAATTCACAAAAGCGTACACTGGAAGGGAGTCATGCCTGCAGtccatgtgtgcatgtgaaacACTTCTGAAAAGCTGTGAAAATAGCCAACAAAAACAGTCTCTTTGATAGGCTGTGTTGCTGCCCACTAACCATGCATCAAAAAACTGCATCCAATCACAGATTTAGGAAAAATGTGTAGCGTCAGGATTTGTATTTAATCTATAAATCTTTAGTGTAAATATGTAACCAAGTAAACTGAAGTGTATTATTGAGAAAGTATACATAGAAGTGCACACTTACCGGCCTGCTTCCAGGTGATGGGGACTTGTAACTTGTGTCATTGCTGTCAGAGCCCTGAGCCATAGCCAACTGCAGCAACGGAAACCGTATGTCTTTGTCCACTTCTGCTTTGTGttttcagtatgtgtgtgtgtgtgtgtgtgagagagagagagagagaaagaaagagagagtctATGTAGCAGAACGGCTGCTGAGAAGAAATTGGCTTAATGAGTCTTTCTtccctcttttctttccctttctgtcactcctccttctctttcactctcttgctcatgctctctctctctctctctctctctctctctctctctctctctcacacgcatACTGTCTGCCTAATTAGCTGTATGTGATGTGGCTTCTGGTAAGAATCTGGGTAAGTTGCATTAGACTGGAAGTCACATGTCTGATGGAAAGTTAAAGCACATAAGGTAATTTTGTAAACTCCAGAAAAATAACATTGGGGGGTttaaatttcaatttcaataaaTATGGGTGGATATTACCAgtgtcagaaaaagcttcaaataCTTACCTACAGTAGGTGACTacatgtaaaaataataataatttcatgtAGAAATGAATATTTAGTAGCAGCacaatcaaaatcaaataaaaaataactttcacCTAAAAGACAAGATATATTAACCTTGCTATAACCTTTTTCCACgtgtgattatgtgtgtgtgtgtgtgtgtgtgtgtgtgtgtgtgtgtgcgtgtgtgtgtgtgtgtgtgtgtgtgtgtgtgtgtgtgtgtgtgtgtgtgtgtgtgtgtgtgtgtgtgtgtgtgtgtgtgtgtgtgtgtgtgtgtgtgtgtgcatgtgtgtgtgtgtgtgtctgacagaaaTAGGCATTCCCGCTTCCTCTTTTTAAGCAGTCACATATATGTTTCGACCAAATCCTCAAGAGACAGCGCATCCTAAAAGTCCACATGGATGACTGAGTTGTGAGTATTTACACACACTTCATGGTAATTTCCAGATTAGTACCACGCTTTCTTGCTAGCCACCTAGCAGCTGCAATAAGGTGAGGCTATGTCAAAGGACTCGGGGCTCCCCAAAACCCCACCTAGAATTCCCTTGTTGTCTTTCGCTCAAAATGACTCTGTGAAGATGTTGGGGAATCTTCTAGAAAATGTACAGTTTGAGGAGGTTACATTACTGTACACAGTGGCGTGGTATGACACCTACTTCACCTAAAAGTCAGGGGCGACGACTGCAAAAGCTGCATATGTGACTTCTTGTGTCATTTTCTTGTTTACCTCCATCAAGAGGTAGCATTTGGTGATGCAAGAACAAGATTTTTtcttgtgagaaaaaaaaaaaagaatcaggaCCAAAACAGCTTTGCTTGGCAGAACAGTCCTcccacacaaaaacatgttctACCATCACAGGAATTTTGAAGAGCTTGGGTAAGGCCAGACATTTCTAATACTTGGCATTTAACGCTGTCCAAAAGAGTTGAGactgcaaaagaaaagaagacgaAAGCTGATTAGTTTAATTCTGCTTTAACCAGGACACagacacaatacagtacaaatatagaaaaacataacaaatcTACGACTTTGACTTATTGCAGCCTAATTTCTGTATCAAGCTTATTTCTAAACCTTATATGACCTCAAGTGTTGGGCTCCTCAGAAACTGCACTAAATAAATCATAgtcattaaaaatgtttagtGGATtgggatatttttttaaatgtgtaaagtaaaattgtttatgtgtttgtcatttaattatgacatttttcagtgATCTATAGGTGCATTTGTGAGCTATTCCATCTGGAGATTATTAAAACAAAGAGAGATTTTTGCTCTCTTTTAATTCTGCTGGTTGCTCTTAGAAGC
The Sander vitreus isolate 19-12246 chromosome 18, sanVit1, whole genome shotgun sequence genome window above contains:
- the batf gene encoding basic leucine zipper transcriptional factor ATF-like, which translates into the protein MAQGSDSNDTSYKSPSPGSRPSSSDDAKKVMRREKNRIAAQKSRMRQTQKADNLHLESENLEKENAALRKEVKQLTEEAKYLSSVLSSHEPLCTGLATQTPELIYPPHHSSYHHQHITVPHYQH